The DNA segment AGAAGAATGGCACGCTGGCAGAGGTAAGAACGGCACTGTCTCAGCATGAAGTCCAAGAGTTTGGTGGCATTGAACCGAATCCTACTTATGAGACATTGATGAAAGCCGTTGAGCTTATCCGCAGTGAGAAGCTGGATTTTCTCCTTGCTGTAGGCGGTGGATCAGTCATTGATGGGACGAAGTTTATTGCCGCTGCTGTCAATTTTGTAGGCGAGCCGTGGGATATCTTGACTACGCATGGTGCAGTTGTGAAGCACGCCATTCCTTTTGGCACGGTACTGACTTTGCCGGCGACAGGTTCCGAGATGAACGAAGGTGCCGTCATCACGCGTCAAGCCACCCTGACCAAGCTTGCTTTCATGAGTGAGCATGTCTTCCCGCAATTCTCAATTCTTGATCCAACCAAAACCTATACTTTGCCTAAACGTCAGGTTGCCAACGGTGTTGTCGACGCCTATGTGCATATCATGGAGCAATATTTGACCTATCCCGTGGATGGTCGTGTACAAGATCGCTTTGCAGAAAGCTTGCTGCTTACCCTGATTGAGATTGGTCCTAAAGTATTGGCGCAACCCGAAGATTATGACCTGCGTGCAAATCTGATGTGGGTTGCGACATTGGCACTTAATGGTTTAATTGGGGCCGGTGTGCCGCAAGACTGGGCAACACATATGATTGGTCATGAGCTGACGGCAGCTTACGATATCGACCACGCTCGAACACTCGCCATTGTTTTACCTTCCATGCTGTCAATCCGTCGTACTGAAAAACGCGACAAGTTACTCCAGTATGCTGAGCGTGTCTGGCAGATCACCAGCGGCTCTGATGATGAGCGCATCGATCAAGCCATTGCCAAGACTCGGGCATTCTTCGAGTCTTTAGAAGTGCCAACGCGTCTCAGTGCTTATACCTTAGGTCAAGATGCCGTACATCATGTGGTGAAGCAGCTTGAGAGCAATGGTATGGTCAAGCTTGGTGAAAAGAAAAATGTCACTTTAGACGTGAGTCAGCGTGTGCTTGAGGCAAGTTTGTAAGACGCTCTTTTCATTTCATTGAAGGATTTCATCATGACTACTCATGCAGCAGTGACTAATCGTCGCTTCGTGTTAGCTTCTCGCCCTAAAGGAGCCCCAACAGCACAAGATTTTCGTCTGGAAAGCGTGAAAGTATCAGAGCCTGCCGAAGGCGAAGTCTTACTACGCACACTCTATCTGTCTCTTGATCCGTATATGCGTGGTCGGATGAGTGATGCACCTTCCTATGCTCCACCTGTAGAACTGGGTGGGGTGATGGTGGGTGAGACGGTTGCACAGGTGGTTGCATCCCATCATGAGGGCTATGTAGCGGGTGATTTAGTTCTAAGCGATTCTGGTTGGCAAGACTATGCCGTATCGAATGGCACTGGACTAACAAAGTTGGGATCGATGGCGAAGCCCTCCTGGGCGCTGGGTGTTTTAGGCATGCCCGGGTTTACTGCGTATATGGGATTGCTGGATATCGGTCAGCCTAAAGCGGGTGAGACGGTCGTTGTTGCAGCGGCAACAGGTGCTGTGGGCTCTTTAGTGGGTCAAATTGCCAAGATTAAAGGCTGCCATGTCGTTGGTGTCGCCGGTGGTGCAGATAAATGCCGTGCTGCAATTGATGAATTGGGCTTCGATGCCTGTATTGATCGTAACGCAGCAGACTTTGCCGATCAGTTGGCAACTGCTTGCCCTCGAGGTATTGATGTTTATTTCGAGAGTGTCGGTGGCGCAGTCTTTAATGCAGTGTTGCCATTACTCAATTTATCAGCACGTGTTCCTGTTTGTGGCTTGATTGCACAATACAATGCCGAGCATTTACCAGAAGGCGGGGATCGTACTCCGCTGTTAATGGGCGCGATCTTAGTGAAGCGGATCAAAGTGCAAGGGTTCATCATATTTGATTATGCTCCACGTTATCCGGAGTTTTTTAAAGAGATGAGTGAGTGGCTTGCGCAAGGTAAAATCAGCTTTAGAGAGGATTTTGTCGACGGTTTAGAGAATGCACCACAAGCCTTTATCGGCTTACTTGAAGGCAAAAACTTCGGTAAGTTAGTGATCAAGGTGGCTGATGCGCATTAAATATTGATCTTTTCGACATTAAAAAAAGACACGCTAGCGTGTCTTTTTTATCGAAAAATCGTTAAATGGATCGTTCAAAGTCTTTAAGAAACTGCAGACCATCGCGTCTCCCCAATTGGAATGTTTCTTCGATCAAATCGGGGCGGGTGTAGTCCCAGCTTTTGACTGGAATTGGGCTGGATGGCTGGACATAGAGGCGCTTTTGGCCCTGATCGTTTAGGGTAAATTGGGTGGGACGATGCGGGTACATACGGCTCAATAAAACCAAAACAGGCTCTGGGGTCGGATCAAGTCCTGCAATCGGGACGTTATCAACAACACCGCCATCCAGAATCGCTTTGCCCTGCACCTGCATCATTGGGATGATTGGTGGAGTACAGGAGGATTGTAGGATGAGCTCGGCGAGTTCCTCAACCGTCGTACAATCTTGAGCGCGGCTAAATTGCTGCTGAAAACCGATCGAACGTGCGGTCGTCGGGTGCAATGCTTTACGTACATGTTTATCAAAGCTATACGCAGCGATTGCCAGTGCTAAAGAAGGATAAACGCCAAGCCATTGGGGGATATGGGTTACTCCAATACGAATTTCAGGGGCATCTTGCAGCCGATCTAGTCGATCGGCAAATAGATCACGCATGGCTTGTAAATACATTTCATGCTGAGGAAAAACCCGCTGCTCACGAAACAGATTTGCCCAGTAGATGTTCTTTGCATTCGCACCAAAAAGCGTATGGATATAATCCAGGGTCGCACGCGTCTCTTGGGTAAACATCAAGCAAGACATCAGTCCACCTGCTGAAACCGTCGAAATGACACGTGGTTTGAGTTCAAGAGCTGGGGTGATGACATCTAAAAAGCCGACCTGCCACGTACAACGGCCACCACCACCCGCCATCACCATTTGATCAAACATTATGAGCTCTCAATTCTTAAAAGCGAGATTTGATTAAACCTCATCACAATCAAATCTCATAACCCAATTTTGTTTTTGGCGCTTTACTTTGTGGGCATATAAGGTGCCAAACGGGCACCCATCTCAGCAGCCAAGGTCTGTAGTGCGGACATCGGACGGATCATTACCGTGAATTCAGTGATCAGACCCGCATCGTTGAAACGGATCATATCAATGCCATGGATGAACTTGTCGGCGACTTTAGCTTTAAATTCGAGGACGACATTCAGACCATCGGGACTTGCGAATTCTCGATGATATTCAAAATCACTAAAGACCTGAATGACCGTGTTTAAAATCAGCGCCACCACAGGTGCTCCCTGATAAGGTTTAAACACCGCTGGGGATTGAAATATTGCATCATCACTCAAGATGTTCGGTAACTTGGAGAAATCCTGTGCCGTAATCATCTGATGCCAAAGGGCAATAGAGGCCGCAGCCTTTGGATTTAAACTTAAGTCAGTCATCGCCGTATCCTCGCATTTAAATAAATTAGAAATCCCTTTCCGATGTATGGATTACAAGCGTGCTGCTAATTCTGCACCTTGTTTGATGGCGAACTTCGCATCCAACTCCATGGCTTTATCTGCACCACCGATGAGATGGGTTGAACAGCCTACAGTTTCTAGCGCGGATTGCAGTTCACGCAGTGGTTCCTGACCTGCGCAGATGATGATGGAATCGACATCGAGAATCGAGTCTTCGGCACCATCATTAACATGTAAACCTGCATCATCAATCTTGAGATAGCTCATGCCGGAACGCATATCAACGCGGCGGTTTTTAAGTCCGGTACGGTGAATCCAGCCCGTTGTTTTACCTAGTCCATCACCCACCTTACTGGTTTTGCGTTGCAGCAAAAAGACTTCACGTGGGGAGGTTTCCACGTCAGGCTGACGCAGGCCACCACGGTCTTTGTATTCGGTATCAATACCCCACTCGGCATAGAATTTTTTGGGATTCTGGCTGCCACTTTCGCCTTCATGGGTGAGATATTCAGCCACATCAAAGCCAATCCCGCCAGCACCAATGATGGCGACACGTTGCCCCACAGGCTTACGCTCACGCAATACTTCAATATAGCTCAGCACTTTTGGATGATTGATGCCTTCGATATCGAGCGTGCGCGGTTGAATCCCCGTCGCCAGCACGATTTCATCAAAACCTTCGGTTGCTAATTGCTCGGCAGTCACGCGTTGATTGAGCTTGAGTTTGACGCCTGTCAGCTCAATTCTATTTTTAAAGTAACGGATCGTTTCATAGAACTCTTCTTTACCCGGCACTGTCTTGGCGATATTGAATTGACCACCAATTTCATGGCTGGCATCAAACAAGGTCACATCATGACCTCGCTCGGCTGCGACGGTTGAGAAGCTGAGTCCTGCGGGACCTGCGCCGACAACAGCGATGCGCTTTGCCTTTTGAGTCGGGGTATAGACCAACTCAGTTTCATGGCAGGCTTGAGGGTTGACGAGGCAAGAGGTAATTTTTCCACTGAAAATATGGTCCAAGCAAGCCTGATTACAACCGATACAGGTATTGATTTGCTCCGGTTGATTGGCTTCGGCTTTACGGATAAAGAAGGGGTCGGCTAGCAGGGGGCGTGCCATAGATACCATGTCACACATGCCATCCGCCAAGATTTGTTCCGCGACTTCTGGCGAGTTGATGCGATTGGTGGTGATCAAAGGAATAGAAACTTGACCTTTCAACTTCTCGGTGACCCATGCAAATGCTGCACGCGGTACTTTGGTTGCGATCGTTGGAATACGCGCTTCATGCCAGCCAATACCGGTATTGATAATGGTCGCGCCTGCGGCTTCGATGGCTTTGGCCAATTGAATCACTTCATCAAATGATGAGCCGTTGTCGATGAGATCCAACATCGACAGACGATAGATGATGATAAAGTTTTTACCTACACGTGCGCGGGTGCGACGGACGATTTCAAGGGGGAAGCGAATACGGTTTTCATAGCTGCCGCCCCATTCATCGGTACGATGGTTGGTATGAGAGACGATGAATTGATTAATCAGGTAGCCTTCAGAACCCATGATCTCTACACCATCATAGCCAGCCTGCTGAGAAAGAGCTGCGCAATGAACGAAGTCTTCAATGGTTTGCTCGACTTCATCTGCGCTGAGTTCTTTAGGTTTAAAGGGATTGATTGGAGCGCGGATCGGGCTTGGTGCGACCAGAGACGGTTGATAAGAGTAACGACCGGTATGCAGAATCTGCATGGCAATTTTGCCACCCGCTTGATGCACCGCATCGGTGATCACTTTGTGATGTAGGGCTTCTTCTTCAGTCGTCAGCTTGGCACCGCCTTGGAATACACAGCCTGCATCATTAGGCGCAATACCCCCTGTAACGATCAGTCCTACACCACCACGTGCTCGTTCAGCATAAAATGCTGCCATGCGTTCGAAACCATGTTCTGCTTCTTCAAGCCCCAAATGCATTGATCCCATCAATAGACGGTTGGATAAAGTGGTGAAACCTAGATCTAAAGGTTTAAGCAGATGAGGATAAGCGTTCATAATGGCTTCCATAGAAAGTGTGGTGGCTTTGATTGCTTTGTTAGATGATATGATTAAAATCATTTATGCAACTGGTTGCATATAAAGATAATGGATTCACTGCTAATATGCAACTGAGTGCATAATGTCGTTACAAATTAAAAATCCGTAACCAAGAGTGGAGAAGGGTTGATGTCGTTACCCCATGCGTTAATGGTGTCTTTGCTTGAAAAATCCTGCTCTGGCTATGACTTGGCGCAGCGTTTTGGGAAGTCGATTGGTTACTTCTGGCAAGCATCCCATCAGCAGATCTATCGTGAATTGGCCAAAATGGAAGAAAATGGCTGGGTCAAATCAGAAGCTGAAGATGGTAGTAAAACCCGCAAGCGCACCTATCACGTGCTTGAAGAGGGGGTAATAGAGCTTAAACGCTGGGTTGCTGAGTCGATTGATCCTCCGCAGCAGCGAGAAGCGTTCTTTGTGCGTTTGAGAGCGGATGCTGCAATGGGGCCCTTGGGGCTAGAGGGTGAGTTATTGCGCCGTATTCATATTCATGAGCAAAAACTCAAAACCTATCGCCTGATTGAGCAGCGGGATTTCTTGAGTGTCAAAGATCATTTGAAAGGCGGAGCTTCACGCGCACTGAGAATCCAGCATATGCTGCTAAAGGCCGGTATTCTTCATGAGGAGACTGCTTTAGCGTGGTCTAAAGAAACCTATAAAATTCTCACCGAAGAGTAAGCAACAAAACGTATTTACCTGTAAACGTGATTTAAATGCAGAAAAAACAGAGAAAACAGTGAGATCTTTTTAATGCAAATCGTGGTTGATGAAAATTTAAGTTTAACTGATTATTTTTTTTCATCCTTTGGGGAAGTCACTGCTTATGCAGGGCGGGGGATCTACGCTGAAAATTTGAAAGTGGCAGATGCCTTATTGGTTCGTTCCGTGACTAAGGTGACGCCTAAACTCCTGCAAGATGCGACTGCACTGAGTCCGACGCACCAACGCGTGAAGTTCGTGGGTAGCGCAACAATCGGTATGGATCACTTGGATGTCGAAGGGCTTCGGGCGATGGGCGTTATTGTTGCCAATGCCCCGGGGTGCAATGCACAAGCGGTAGCCGAGTATGTGGTGACCGCTATTCTGATGGTGCAGCCTAAGCGGGCTTTATCAGATAGCTTTACCTTAGGCATTGTGGGTTTGGGGAATGTGGGTACACGATTAAACAGATTGGCAAAACGTTTGGGATGGCGAGTCATTGGGGTGGATCCTTTCGTCACGCATGCTGATATAGAACAAGTCACGCTGGCAGAGATGCTGCCGCAAGTGGATGCGGTGAGCATTCATGTGCCATTGACTCAGCATCGTGCAAATGCAACTTATCATTTGATGGATGAACAGGCTTTGGCTTTGATGAAGCCCGATACAATCCTGATCAACACGGCGCGGGGACCCGTCGTCAAAGAGGCCGCGTTACTGGCGGACTTTAATCTTTCACAGTCAAGTGGTGAGCCCATTCGTAGCGTGGTTTTAGATGTTTTTGAACATGAGCCGCGTATCTCAAATACGTTACTGGCGAATCTTGCCATCGCCACACCGCATATTGCGGGTTATACCTTAGAAGGCAAAGCACGTGGCACAGAGATGGTTTATCAGGCTTTTTGCCAGTGGCAAGGCATCAAGCCTCAACTGACACTGGAAGGCATGTTGCCATCCATGCCTAAGCTCTTTGACCAGAAGTACAGCTTACTTGAGCAGTTGCCACAGCTATTGCCGCAGATTTCCAGCATGCATGCGGATGATCTTGCCTTACGGGCTTGTTTAAAGCAAGATAGCAGCGGAGAACAATCCATTGATCCCGTTGATTTTGATCGATTACGACGTGATTATCCGCTACGACGTGAGTGGTCAAGCTATGGGGATCAGGGATGAGCATCGTTTCTTTACCTACAGTTTCTTTAGGCGCCATGCATGCCCGTGCAGTTCTATACGCCAATTTGCGTGATTTTTTTAGGGTAAGGCAAATTGTGGAAGTCGAGACAGCGATGGATGACACTGGTGATGAGCAGACAGCGGTATTCAGCGCAATGCAACACTTACTGGAAGCGGGTAGTGGTGCGATTTATCAGATTGGCAAGGTATTTCGGAATGAGGTCTTGGATCGACGTCATTTAGCAGAGTTTTCAGTGCTGCATTGGTGCCAACCTGAGTGGGATATTACACAGGCATTGACTGATATCACGGCAATGTTTGGTGCTATTTTTTCAGGGGATATTGAGCCTGAACAACGCACTTATCGCCAAGCCTTTATTCCAAGGTTGGGTTTTGATCCTGCTGATTTGTCAGCAGTCGAGCTGCGGCAGCAGGCGAGGCGGTTGGGACTTAATGTTTCGCTTGGAGAGGATCGTCAAGCATGGCTTGATGTCATATTCACGCACTTTATTGAACCGACGCTTGGGCTTGAAATGCCACTGTTTTTACTCTACGAGGCAGCAGTTGATGCTCAGAAACGTGCAGATGTTTATATCGATGGGATTAAAGTGGGTAGTGTAAGCACTGCGAATCGAGCTGTGCAGTCCGGTTCGCAGTATGTCAGTGTTTCATTGGGCTTAGACCGTTTACTCATGATCATGCTTGAAACCCGTCAAATTGCGAAAACCTTGAGTGTGTCTCAGGTTTGACGCAATTTGACGTCAGTATGAATCAAAAATTACAGGTCAAATCAGTTGTATCTAGATTAATAGGTACGGCTTGAGTCGAGCGTCCCTCTATCGCACTGATGACTTTACCGGCTACTGTACGAACTTGGATAAAACGCGGAGCGGTTTGATCTGCTGAGGTAACGTTAAGCAAGTAATTATCACCAGAGAGGCGCGTTAGGCTATCCGACGACTTACGATTAACCACGCTGGTAAAAGAAAGACTGCCTTGACTGAGTTGTACCGTTCCTTCATAGCCGATATTCAGCTGACAGCCGCTACTGTTTTTATAGACACCGTTCAATTGCATGATATCGTTTGAGCGACCTGACCCATCATTGGCGTCAAGTAGATTTTTAAAGTCTGTTCCTGTGGGTAGTCCAAAGGCATAGGTAAAGTTGCCTGCACCAGTGCGAGTGCTACTTACCGTGCTGGTTGCCTTATAGGTAAAGTTGGCATAGTTGAAGTCTTGGATATAGCCCAGTGTGTCCGTATCCAGATGAGTCGTCGATGTAGGGGCGGCATTGACGCTATTAAAAAACTGGATCGCAGCTTGCTTCACTGCAGTGCCGTGGGCCTCGCGCAAAGCGGTATTGTCAGTCAGCAAGTTCGTCACATTATTGCGATTTGGATCGTTATTCACCGGAGCGCTAACGCCGCTATAGAGGATCGGATTTGCGATCAGAGCGGTGCCAATTTTTTCGCCACCATTAATGGTCATGCCATCTAAGTCTCCATCACGCATATCCAGTGCTGCGCGTAATGCAAAGTTTAAATAAGGCGTCGTTTCTGAAGCATTATTCTGTGCGTATAGTGCAATCTGACCGAGTGCAACCAGCTCATTGCTGACTTGGGGATTGACAACATTAAAGGGGTTGGCTGTATTGTTTGCAGTCGAGTAAATGCGTAGCGCAGCAATATCATTGGAGCTATTGATAAACCCTGAAAATTGGGTTCCGTTTGATACACCAAAAGAGGATGATAAATCATTGTTGGCTAATGTCAGATGCTCTGGCGCCAACGTTTTAAAGCTGGGCTGAGGCATACCAAAGGTTTGTTCTGAGAAAAGTACGCCTGAGCGAGTGAGTGCCCTTTGATATACGATCTCGCTAAACGGATCGATACGCGAGGTTATGTCTGATTGGAATAACGAGACAATGCTATGCAGGGATTGATTGAAGGGCGCTAGATTTCCCTGACCATTATTGAGCATCGGATCGAAATAACTGGATGTGCCATCTACTGGACTCAGTGTAATGACGATCAGATTGCCATTTTTGGTATACGCTACAGGAACCGCAATGACCAAATCATTGCCACTGGCTATGGTTGTTGTACCCAGTACCGTTCCCGTTGCTGCATCAGTTGCGCTGGCTTTAACATTAATCAGCTTAACGGGAGAGCGCACAGTAATGTTGTATGACGTGCGTACCGTAGGGTCAACAGGCGTTGTGGGCGGGGTTGTGTCGATACGCGTTGTGGCATCACCACTTCCACCACACCCTGTGAGCGCAAGTCCAGTACCGCATGCCAAACTCACTGCTAAAGCAATGCGTAGGTAAGCGTGGCGATGTGTTGTTTCTGCAGTATTTCTGCTGATTGTGTTCTTTAAGAGAGGCATGGATGGCGGGGTGCCATCTGTAGAGCTTGGAGGTTGCAGATTAGGATGTTGTCCGATCGTGTTCGTCGTACGATTGACAATATTTTTACGAGAATTACGCTGTCTGGGTGTTGAAAGCATCCAAGCTCTCCCTCATTATTCTGCGAACTATATCTTTGAAGAGATCACTTTCTTCAAAAAAATGAATGTCGCGATGTTCTGGTTATAGACTGATTGTCTTTTTAGTTGGAGCATTCTCATTGTCAAATCTTTTTGACAAATGCGACTTATAGGTCAAAATTAACATGAGCTACATTAAAGAACAATCTTCGCGCTACGTCTACTTCATTTGACAGTTTTGTCTGAGGTTTTATCCTGTCATACTCGCATTATTGTAACGACAGCCATCTATAGTCAGATTTTAGCCATTTTAAAGGTAGTGAAATGAGTATTTCTCCAGATCAACATCACCATTCAAAGGATTCACAAAAAATAAATGTGGGGATCGTCGGAGGAACCGGCTATACCGGCGTTGAGCTTGTACGCCTATTGGTACGTCATCCGGCTGTTCATATCGCCGCGCTGACCTCTCGTACCGAAGCGGGTACGCGGGTGGATGCCATGTTTCCTAGCCTGCGTGGTCTGACTGATCTGAAATTTACCAATAATGACGCCAATGAACTGGCGAATTGCCAAGTCGTTTTCTTTGCAACACCGCATGGCGTAGCGATGAAACAAGCCCGTGAGCTTGTTGAAAATGGTACAAAAGTCATTGATCTCGCTGCTGATTTTCGTTTGCAGGATACCGCAGAATTTGAAAAATGGTATGGCATGCCGCATAGCTGCCCTGATTTGTTAGCTGAGTCGGTCTATGGTTTGCCAGAGATTAATCGTGCCAAAATTCAAGCCGCTCGTATTATTGGTAACCCTGGTTGTTATCCGACAACAGTGCAATTAGGCCTCTTGCCTTTACTTGAGCAGCAAGCCCCGTTGATCGATCCAGCCAGTTTGATTATTGATGCAAAATCGGGTGTATCGGGTGCAGGTCGTAAAGCCGAGGTGAGCTTATTATTTTCGGAAGCCTCCGATAGCTTTAAAGCATATGCAGTCAAAGGTCATCGTCATCATCCTGAAATTGCTCAAGGTTTAAAGGCAATGCAGTCAGATACGACACACCATCAAGTGTTCGATAAACTGACATTTGTACCGCATCTCGTGCCGATGATTCGTGGTATGTTTAGCACGATCTATGTTCGTCTGACGGAAGCGGGTCTTGCGACAGATTTACAATCACTGTTTGAAAAACGCTATGCCGATGAGCCATTTGTCGATGTAATGCCTGCAGGAAGTTTGCCTGATACGCGTTCGGTTCGTGGGTCTAATCATCTTAGAATTGCGCTGCATCGTCCGAATAACGGTGATTTACTTGTGATTTTAGTGGTACAAGACAATTTGGTTAAAGGAGCGGCTGGCCAAGCGGTGCAGAATATGAATCTGATGTTTGGTTTACCCGAGACATTAGGTTTAGATGTTGTTCCTCTGATGCCATAGTTTGTGATGTCCACATGGCGATTGGAGCGAGTATTTCAATCGCCATGTGCAGTTGTAACCATCTCGCGATATGATGGAGAACGTATTTAGGTGTTAAAAATAATGAATGAGCAACAATCAACACAACAGCCCATACAAGAATCATTGAAAGCGAAATGGTTGAAGCACGGTGAGCGTGAGCGCTTATTGATTGCAACAGGGATATTGATACTCGTCAGTGGTGTTTCCCTCGGATATTTCGTGGGACATCGCCAAGGCATGAGTGTAGTTGGTGCCAGTGGCAGTGATTTAGACTCGCTGAAAGAACAGGTACAACAGCAGCAATTATCAATTACGACACTCACCGATACCTTGTCTAAAACAGTTCAAGAGCGTGATATCGCACTGACGACATCCAAAGGGTTAACAGATACTCTGGCGAAGAATACTGCAGATCAAGCACTCGCAGATTCGCGCTTAAAGGCGTACCGTGATCGCCTGCTGGGCTTTGGTGGCATTGCGCTTGCTTTACAAAATGTTGAGATTGTCCCGGTTTCACAAAATGTTTTTGAGTACCACATCGATTTGATGCAATTACGGCAGAAAACAAGTGCTGCGCGAGGAACACTTGCTGTTCGACTGTTGCAAGGCGATACAGTTGTGACCGTCCCAGTCAGTACCAATATCAATCTGACCGATTTTCAGCGCATCACTGGACGTTGGACCATGCCATCGGGCTTCACGCCAGAGTTTGTTGAAATCAGTGCGAATGCTGGTGGACAGTCATTGGTACAGCGTTTTGCATGGGAGCGTGGAGCTCCGCTAAAAAATATGCCGTTGACTGCAACCCCAGATGCTCGTACAGCAAAAGTGGTTTCCACCGCGTCTTGATGGGTTAAGACCTTGTGTATTAATGATTAATTGATGTATTTAATCATGTTTTTATTGAGATGGTGTTTGACTGCGGAGCAATGATGAACAGTAATGTGAAAGCCCGACTACTGCCGGTGAATTCTTTTGGATCTCGGTCTAAGAGAGTAGGAGGTCGTGCCGCACACCCTTTAAATCGTGCCGAATCCTTTTTTGTGATTCAGCCGATCCCGTTTTCACCCGTGGAGTGGTTTCAACAGTCTCAAGTCGAATCGTTTGATTGGCATCTTCCTTGCATTTCCCATTCTGTACAGGATGTCGTGGTAATGCAGGCGCCTGAGGATGATCAGGGGAATCCTCAAGAAGAACATCATGAAAGTGATGTTGCGACCGCGACGCCAGATCTGGCAAGACCGCCATTTTATGTTGTGGTCTTGTTTAATGATGACTACACCCCCATGGAGTTTGTAATAGAGGTATTACAACAATACTTTGGTCTTGATCTTGACCGTGCGACCGATGTGATGTTATCTGTACATTATCAAGGTAAAGGTGTTGCAGGGGTTTATCCTCGCGACATCGCGGAGACTAAGGCACAACAAGTCAATCGTCATGCACGAGCACAGGGTCATCCCTTGTTGTGTCAGATTGAACCTCAGGCGATTTGAGATTCAATCAAGGTGCAAATGGTGTTAACGCTGCTGTGTAGCCAAGTGTTGTAGCCCTCGCAGTTGAAAGAAAGGATTTTGCTGTGATGAATAAGGATATATTGGGTCATCACACAACTAATGTTGTATTAACTAAGCTGCAATTTGTGTTGCAAATGAGGTCATTATGCTGAGTCGACATCTCGAAGTTTCTCTGCGTTTAGCTGTGACCATGGCGAGACAGAAACGTCATGAGTTTTTGACGATTGAGCATTTGTTGCTCTCGTTACTGGAAAATGATTCGGCCGTGAATGCCCTGAAGGCATGTGGCGCGGATATTCCAGCACTGCGTCAAGAGCTTAATGAATATATTGATCAAAATACACCAAAACTGTCTGAGGCCAATGAACAGGCACCTCATGCAACGGATAGCTTTGACCGAATTTTGCAACGTGCAATTTTCCACGTACAGTCGTCAGGCGGTGGCA comes from the Aquirhabdus parva genome and includes:
- a CDS encoding NADPH-dependent 2,4-dienoyl-CoA reductase, translated to MNAYPHLLKPLDLGFTTLSNRLLMGSMHLGLEEAEHGFERMAAFYAERARGGVGLIVTGGIAPNDAGCVFQGGAKLTTEEEALHHKVITDAVHQAGGKIAMQILHTGRYSYQPSLVAPSPIRAPINPFKPKELSADEVEQTIEDFVHCAALSQQAGYDGVEIMGSEGYLINQFIVSHTNHRTDEWGGSYENRIRFPLEIVRRTRARVGKNFIIIYRLSMLDLIDNGSSFDEVIQLAKAIEAAGATIINTGIGWHEARIPTIATKVPRAAFAWVTEKLKGQVSIPLITTNRINSPEVAEQILADGMCDMVSMARPLLADPFFIRKAEANQPEQINTCIGCNQACLDHIFSGKITSCLVNPQACHETELVYTPTQKAKRIAVVGAGPAGLSFSTVAAERGHDVTLFDASHEIGGQFNIAKTVPGKEEFYETIRYFKNRIELTGVKLKLNQRVTAEQLATEGFDEIVLATGIQPRTLDIEGINHPKVLSYIEVLRERKPVGQRVAIIGAGGIGFDVAEYLTHEGESGSQNPKKFYAEWGIDTEYKDRGGLRQPDVETSPREVFLLQRKTSKVGDGLGKTTGWIHRTGLKNRRVDMRSGMSYLKIDDAGLHVNDGAEDSILDVDSIIICAGQEPLRELQSALETVGCSTHLIGGADKAMELDAKFAIKQGAELAARL
- a CDS encoding patatin-like phospholipase family protein, which codes for MFDQMVMAGGGGRCTWQVGFLDVITPALELKPRVISTVSAGGLMSCLMFTQETRATLDYIHTLFGANAKNIYWANLFREQRVFPQHEMYLQAMRDLFADRLDRLQDAPEIRIGVTHIPQWLGVYPSLALAIAAYSFDKHVRKALHPTTARSIGFQQQFSRAQDCTTVEELAELILQSSCTPPIIPMMQVQGKAILDGGVVDNVPIAGLDPTPEPVLVLLSRMYPHRPTQFTLNDQGQKRLYVQPSSPIPVKSWDYTRPDLIEETFQLGRRDGLQFLKDFERSI
- a CDS encoding iron-containing alcohol dehydrogenase, translating into MQNFEFYNPTRIVFGPNKIAELNRLVPQNAKVLILFGGASAEKNGTLAEVRTALSQHEVQEFGGIEPNPTYETLMKAVELIRSEKLDFLLAVGGGSVIDGTKFIAAAVNFVGEPWDILTTHGAVVKHAIPFGTVLTLPATGSEMNEGAVITRQATLTKLAFMSEHVFPQFSILDPTKTYTLPKRQVANGVVDAYVHIMEQYLTYPVDGRVQDRFAESLLLTLIEIGPKVLAQPEDYDLRANLMWVATLALNGLIGAGVPQDWATHMIGHELTAAYDIDHARTLAIVLPSMLSIRRTEKRDKLLQYAERVWQITSGSDDERIDQAIAKTRAFFESLEVPTRLSAYTLGQDAVHHVVKQLESNGMVKLGEKKNVTLDVSQRVLEASL
- a CDS encoding PadR family transcriptional regulator → MSLPHALMVSLLEKSCSGYDLAQRFGKSIGYFWQASHQQIYRELAKMEENGWVKSEAEDGSKTRKRTYHVLEEGVIELKRWVAESIDPPQQREAFFVRLRADAAMGPLGLEGELLRRIHIHEQKLKTYRLIEQRDFLSVKDHLKGGASRALRIQHMLLKAGILHEETALAWSKETYKILTEE
- a CDS encoding NADP-dependent oxidoreductase; this encodes MTTHAAVTNRRFVLASRPKGAPTAQDFRLESVKVSEPAEGEVLLRTLYLSLDPYMRGRMSDAPSYAPPVELGGVMVGETVAQVVASHHEGYVAGDLVLSDSGWQDYAVSNGTGLTKLGSMAKPSWALGVLGMPGFTAYMGLLDIGQPKAGETVVVAAATGAVGSLVGQIAKIKGCHVVGVAGGADKCRAAIDELGFDACIDRNAADFADQLATACPRGIDVYFESVGGAVFNAVLPLLNLSARVPVCGLIAQYNAEHLPEGGDRTPLLMGAILVKRIKVQGFIIFDYAPRYPEFFKEMSEWLAQGKISFREDFVDGLENAPQAFIGLLEGKNFGKLVIKVADAH
- a CDS encoding nuclear transport factor 2-like protein, which produces MTDLSLNPKAAASIALWHQMITAQDFSKLPNILSDDAIFQSPAVFKPYQGAPVVALILNTVIQVFSDFEYHREFASPDGLNVVLEFKAKVADKFIHGIDMIRFNDAGLITEFTVMIRPMSALQTLAAEMGARLAPYMPTK